A region of the Ornithinimicrobium ciconiae genome:
GAGCGAGGCCCCAGGTCTCCCGTCCGACCCAACGGACGACATTGCAAGTGCCCTGTCCACCGGCTCGGCACGAGCATGACCGCCGCGCTGGCTTGCAGGTGCATACGGCCGCTGCCCACCCCGCGCAGGTCTCAGGGTGTGGCTCACTTCCGGTCTGCAGCCCGTCGGGTACCGCTGACGAGGCGTGGGGCAAGAAGGGACTGCCCTGCTCGTAGTAGCACTGCCCACCTCGCCGTCCACATTGGTACGAGCGTCAGGTTGGGAAGAAGAATCATGGGACAGGTCATCATCGGGGTCGATCCCCACAAACTGTCGGCAACCATCGAGGTCGTCGACCAGCAGGAGAAGTTGCTCGGCGCGGGCCGGTTCAGCACCGACCAAGCCGGGTACGCGGCGATGCGCCTCTACGTGAAGTCGTGGCCCGATCATCTCTGGGCGGTGGAGGGCGCCAACGGTGCAGGCCGTCCGCTGGCGCAACGGTTGCTGGAGGCCGGGGAGCACGTCGTGGATGTACCCGCAAAACTCTCCGCCCGCGCGAGGTTGTTCGACACCGGGCAGAACCGCAAGACCGATGCCCTGGATGCGCATTCGATCGCGATGGTCGCGGTCCGCACCGAAGGGTTGCGGGTGCTGAAGGTCGACGGTGAACTGGAGGCGCTCCGAATGTTGGCCGATCGGCGCGAGGCACTCACCCGGCGACGAGTCGCCGTGGTGAACCGGCTGCAGGCGCTGTTGGCTGAATTGCTGCCCGGGCAGGCCAAGAAGGACATCACCACAGGTCAGGCCAAGGCACTGCTGGCCAGCGTGCGACCGCGGGACATCGCGGGCAGGACCCGTCGGCGGATCGCGGCCGAGGAGCTGGCCGAGCTGATCGCGGTGGAGGCCAAGATGAAGAAGGCCACCGCCGAGCTCAAAGTCATGGTCGTAGCACGGGACTCGACTCTGATGGACCTGCACGGTGTCGGACCCGTGGTCGCCGCGCGGATCCTGGCCGATGTCGGTGACATCGCCCGCTTCGCCAACCGGAACCGGTTCGCGTCCTGGACCGGTACCGCGCCGTTGGATGCCTCCTCCGGGGAGCAGAACCGGCACCGTCTCTCCCGGGCCGGGAACCGGCGGATGAACCACATGATCCACATCGCCGCCATCACCCAGCTGCGTCTGGACACCGACGGCCGGGCGTACTACCGGCGCAAGAGAACCGAGGGCAAGAAGCCGATGGAAGCACTGCGCTGCCTCAAACGCCGGGTCTCTGACGCCATCTATCGGCAGTTGGTCGCCGACGCTCAACGCGCCGACGACGCACGACTGGAGGCGGGTCCGGGAGGGCACTGCGGGGCGTCTTTGCTATCCAGCGCGGCCGGCTTGCACCCGCACACCGGCACTTCGGATCGGCCACTTCCCGGACCCGCACCCACGACGCTACCGCTCACCGCGCCTCCTAGAAAGCCCCGTCCGGGACCGGCTCCTCAGCACCCGCGCCGACGTGCCGGAGCCGTCAAGGTGGAGCGCCCTACCGGACGAACGACCTTGACGGCGACAAGCGCCGGCGCACACTCAAAAGAGCCGATCCCGACCCCTTGACAACAGAAGGGAGCCGGAATGCAGCGACTTGGGCATTGGATCTGTGTCGCTGCCGTCAGCAATCGTCGCTGCCGCCCAAGGACTATGTCGGAAACAAGGATGTAGAGGCTACTTGCGGTCCTTGGCGCCAAACATGATGTCGTCCCAGCTGGGAACTCCGGGTCGGCCGTCCTTGCGCCGTGTGGAGCGATCGGTGGCCGCCTCAGGCTTGGGCTCAGAGTTGGACTCGCCACGCTCCGGTGCGTCAGCCGCTGACCCAGCATCATCCTCTGCGTCGGCGGAGGAGGCGTCGTCCGTGTCGGCCGCAGCCGCCTCCGCAGCGTCATCAGACGGTGTGTCCGCCTCGGCCACAGCGCCGGACGAGGAATCCGCCGAGTCGTGGGAGCCGGTGGGCTCCGTGTCCTCTCCGTCGGCCGGACGGTCGGTGTTGAGGGGCGTCTCGTCGAGAGGCAGGTCAGAGTCGGCGCCGTCGAAGCCGTCGGTGTCGAGGTCGTCGTCGATCAACTCGGGATACCTGTTGTCATCCCCGGGACCGAAGAGGTCCGCCAGGGTCGCGTCCTGCGGCGTCGGGTCCACCTCGTAGTTTTCGTCGAAGTCCAGCTCGACGTCATACGTGACCTCCTCCGCAGGGGGAGCCGACGGCTCAGTTGTGGCGGCGGGGGAGTCCTTCCCCTCGGTGGCGCCTCCCGATCCGCTACCAGTGGTCTTGCCCCGTGCACGGCGCCGACGCGACCGCGGCTGCGTCTGCTTGGGAGCGCCGGGACGCGGGGTGGCGCCGTCGGCCTCGCCCTGGGCGTCGGACTCGGCCGGCTCGTCGCTGGCGCCGGCGGCGACAGGCTCCTCGGTATCACTCTGCCCAGCTGCGTCCGTCTCAGGGCCGGACTCTGCGGCGGCGTCCTTATCGGTTTCCGCGGCTGAGTCCCCCTGCTCCGCCTCGCGCGGGTCGGCGAGGTCCTCCAGCGGGAGGACGTCCTCCTCAGCCGGCTCGGCCACCGCGGCCTCACCCGGCAGGGGCGGGGCTGCGGGCGTGCGGCGCTTGCGTCCACGGGTGCGGCTGCGCTCCCGCAGGCTGGTGACCAGGTCCACCTCCTCGCTGACACCGTGGCTGCCCAGCAGCTCCTTGCCGGCGGCGCTGCCCGGCAGCGACTGCTCGTCCTCGCTCAGCCAGCGCGCCTCGTCGTCCAGTGCCTCAACGGTGCGGTCAGCCGGCTCGAAGCGCCAGGACGCAGCACGCTGCCGCTGCCCCGCCACAAAACTGACCAAGACGGTCCAGCTGCCACCCTCGGGTCGGGTCGCGTCCCAGGTGGTGGCCTCGATGTCCACCCCGCGAGCCGCCAGGCGGCCGTGCACCCGGGACTCCAGGGTCGGGACCAGACCCTCGCTGCGACCCCGCACGTGCGCCGCACGGGCCAGCCCCGCGACGTGGCTGCGCTCGGCAACGATCGGTGCCTCGAAGCGGGCGATCCGATCGACCGGCCAGCCGGTCACCGTCGCCACCTCATCAGCCGTCTGGCCAGCGCGGATCATCGCCTGCACGTCACGCGGACGCAACTGGCTGGGGGGAGTGTCGGGCACGGGGCCGCGTGTGCGCACCGCAGCCCGGAGGCGCTCGTCGACAGGGAGCAGCAGTTCCGTGCCGTCCGCCGTCGACAGGACCAGGTGCTGACCATCCTCGTGGACAGCAGTGAACCGCAGCTGTGCCATCAACCCTCCTCGTGTGGACCCGTGGTCCGACTGTGCCACTTCTCACCCCACCTCGGCAGCAGGCCACGCCGCGCCGGGAGCTACCTTAGGCACACCATGGTGACCCAGGACCTTGACCTCCAACTGCTGCTCGACGTGCTCGGGGTCTTTGTCTTTGCCCTTTCCGGCGGCCTCGTGGCGGTCCGCAAGGGCCTGGATCTCATCGGGATCGTCGTCCTCGCCTGGCTCGCCGGCCTCGGCGGCGGCATCATCCGCGACGTCTTCATCGGCGATCTGCCGCCGGTCGGCATCAGCGACTGGCGCCTGCTGGTGACCGCCCTCGCCGCCGGCCTGGGCACCTTCCTCTGGTACAGCCGGTTCCGCAGCCTGGTCGTCTCCTGGTCCGAGACCCGCCTGCGCGGGCTGGTGGGCCGCTCCGTGCGCATCCTCGACGCCTGCGGCCTCAGCCTGTTTGCCGTCAGCGGCTCCCTCAAGGCGCTCGAGCACAACACCGGGGCGATGGCCGCCGTCTTCCTCGGGGTGATCACCGCCGTGGGCGGTGGTGTGCTGCGTGACGTCCTGGCTGGCGAGGTCCCCGAGGTGCTGCGCCGCGAGCTGTATGCCGTGCCCGCCCTGGTGGGTGCCTCTCTCGTCGTCCTCGCCGACTGGCAGGGTTTCCTCACCCCGGTCCTCGTCTGGGCCGCTGTCGCACTGGTCTTTGTCATCCGGATGACGGCCGTGCTCCTTGATCTCAACGCACCAACCGCACTGCGCACGACAGGAGAGCCATCATGAGCAACCCGATCGCCGACCCCGCCGACCCCGGCCAGGAGACCTCCGGGCAGGAGGGAGCCGACCAGCGCCTTAGTGGTGCCGGTGCACCCGCGCAGGAGTCGGCATACGAGACCGAGTCCCTGGCCGAGCTGGAGCGGGACGTGGAGTTGGACAGCACGGCGGAGACCGAGCCCTATGACGCGGTCGTGCTGGTCTCCTTCGGTGGCCCCGAGGCGCCCGAGGAGGTGATGCCCTTCCTGCGTCGGGTGACCCGGGGACGGGGCATCCCCGACGACCGGCTGGCCGACGTCGCCGAGCACTATCAGGCGTTCGGCGGCAAGAGCCCCATCAACGACCAGAACCGGGCCTTGCTGGCCGCGCTGGGCGAGGAGTTCGCCCGACGCGAGATCTCCACGCCGCTGCTGTGGGGCAACCGCAACTCCGAGCCCTTCCTGACCGACACGCTGCGCGGGGCCGCGGGGGAGGGGATGACCCGTTTCCTGGCGGTGACCACCAGCGCCTACTCCTCCTACAGCTCGTGCCGGCAGTACCGCGAGGACATCGCCGAGTCGATCGCCGAGCTGACCGAGGAGGGGACGCCGGTGCGGGTCGACAAGATCCGGCAGTACTGGAACCACCCCGGCTTTGCCTCGACCAACGCCCGCCTGGTCACCGAGGCAGCCCGGCAGGTGCGGGACCGCACCGGTGCCCTGCCGCACCTGGTCTATGTCACCCACTCCATCCCTGACGCGATGGACGACACCTCCGGTCCCGGTGACGGTGAGGGCAATGTCTACAGCGCCCAGCACCAGGCGCTGTCGCAGGCCATCACGGAGGAGGCGCGAGCCACCCTCGGGCAGGGCCTGACCGGTGAACTGACCTACTGCTCCCGCTCCGGACCGCCCACCCAGCCGTGGCTGGAGCCGGACGTCAACGACCGTCTCCGCGAGCTGGCCCAGGAGGGCGTGACGCACGTCGTCATGGCCCCGATCGGCTTTGTCTCCGACCACATGGAGGTGATCTTCGACCTGGACACCGAGGCGCAGGAGACCGCCGCCGAGGTGGGCATCGAGGTGCTGCGCGTGCCGACCGTCGGGATCGACCCGCAGTTTGTCTCCGGCCTGGCCGACCTGGTGTTGGAGCGCGCCGCCGAGGCCCGCGACGAGACGCCGCAGCGCCCGGTCTGGCCGGCTGCCGAGCCGTGGCCGTCGGTGTGCCGTCCGGGGTGCTGCCCCAACCTGCGGGTCGCCAAACCTGCGGCGTGCGGTGCGGACTGACCAGCCAGAAAACGGGCGCGGTGACCCCCCGGGTCGACGGGGCCCCCCGGCATACGGCACAATCCCCGCGAACGCACACACACGGCGGGGTAGGATCCAGCGGCAGCGCGGCTGGGGGTCCTCTCGCACCAGGTCTGAGAACTGGCCAGGCAAGTCCGTGCTCGACATCGGGCACAAAACAACGTCATCCGACGTTCCACGCAGACCATTCGCACATCGCAGGATCAGCCAGACCCTGTGACACCAGCTCGGGAGAGGAGAGGTTCGTCATGGCAACTGACTACGACGCCCCTCGCAAGTCTGAAGACGACATCAATGAGGACTCTCTAGAGGAGCTGAAGGCGCGGCGGGCGGACAAGAGCTCATCCAGTGTCGACGTCGACGAGACGGAGCAGGCTGAGGGCTTCGAGCTCCCCGGGGCAGACCTGTCAGGTGAAGAGCTGTCGGTGCGGGTGCTCCCGCGCCAGGCAGACGAGTTCACCTGCTCGCGCTGCTTCCTGGTGCACCACCGCAGCCAGCTCGCTAAGGAGGTCGGTGGACTGCCCGTCTGCACCGAGTGCGCGGCCTGATCCACCGATGTCGGGTCTCCGCTGAATGCGGGTACCCTCGACTCACGTGACCACCCATGAGGTTCCGGTGCTGCTGCACCGGCTCGACGACGCCCTGCCGGTCCCCGGCAGGGCGCACCCGGGTGACGCCGGTGTCGACCTGCACGCCCGACAGGACGTGACCTTAGAGCCCGGACAGCGGGCCCTGGTCGGCACTGGGATCGCGATCGCCCTCCCCGACGGGTACGCCGCGTTCACCCACCCCCGCTCCGGCCTCGCCGCACGGCACGGGATCACCATCGTCAACGCGCCCGGCACCGTGGACGCCGGCTATCGCGGGGAGATCCTGATCAACCTGCTCAACACCGACAGCACCGAGCCGTTCACCGTCCGCCGCGGCGACCGGATCGCCCAGCTGATCGTGCAACCGGTCTCCGTGGTGGCCTTCACCGAGGTGACCGCGCTGCCCGGCAGCGACCGGGGGACGAGCGGGCACGGAGGATCTGGTGGCTTCGGGGCCGGGGCGCCAGCCACCGACGAGACGACGACCAGCGGGTTCACCACTCGCGCATCCACCCTGACTGAGAAGGACTGACACCGCGTGGGCATCTTCGGCCGCAAGAAGAAGGAGACCGCTGAGGCGGTGGAGGAGATCACTCCTGTCGAGTTGGAGGGCGAGCCCGGTGTCGACCGGCCGTGGGAGCGTGAGCACGACGGCCCCTTCGACGTCGCCGAACGGGACAGCCTGAGCGGTCGTCTCGACCTGGGGGCCCTGCGGGTCCCGGCCGTCCCCGGCATGGAGATGCGTCTCGACGTCGACAAGAAGTCCTCCGCGATCACCGGCGTGACCTGCACCATCCAGGGGTCCAAGCTGCAGCTGCAGGCGTTTGCGGCGCCCCGCCGCGAGGGCCTGTGGGACGAGATCCGCAAGGGCCTGGCCGAGGGCATCACCGGTGCCGGTGGCGCCTCCCAGATCGACCCGGACGGCGTCATGGGCAAGGAGCTCGTGGCGCGCATGCGGACCCAGGACGCCAACGGCCGGGCAGCCGTCGCGCACAACCGGTTCATCGGTGTCGACGGACCCCGCTGGTTCCTGCGCGCCGTGATCAATGGACCGGCTGCGACCGACGCCGCCCAGCTGGCTGTGGTGCGCAAGTTCCTGCGCGCCGTGGTCGTCGACCGCGGCGATGACCCGCGCCCCCCGCGTGAGGTGCTGACTCTGACCGCGCCCAAGGGTGTGATCGAGGAGGCCACCAAGCGCCGTGCTGCTGAGCGGGCTGCTGCCGCGGCCAAGGGCGTCGCCGCCGCGACCGGGGCCGGTGCTGCCGGTGCTGCGACGGCCGGTGCTCCTGCAGCCGGTGCTCCTGCCACGGGTCCCGCCCCGACCGGTGCCCCCGCTGCTGATGCTGCCGCGGGTAGCCCGGCCGAGACCGCGGACCAGGGACCGGACAACGGGACGACCCCGGAGGACTGATGGGCCTGCGCAGCGTGCTCGACGACCTGGCACAGGGCCAGTCCGAGCTGGAGGCCAAGGAGCTGACGATCGAGTGCGCCCGACCCGGCTGCACCCGCATCAGCGACCTGCAGGTGCGCGCCGAGGCCACGGTCACCGGGACGGTGCACAGCATCGCCGTGCTCCCCGCGGAGAAGGCCCCCGAGCTGCGTGTCGAGTTGTATGACGGCACCGGGATCCTCGACGTGATCTGGATGGGCCGCCGCTCGATCGAGGGGATCCGACCCGGGGCCTACCTGACGGTGACCGGACGGGTGACGCTGGCCGACGGCCGCCGGACCATCTTCAACCCGGGCTACGAGATGCTGCCCAGCCATGTCTGAGCAGCCGGCGCCCGGAGCGGGCCAGACACCTGGACCTGAGCATGAGGTGGAGGTCGAGCAGACCGTTGAGCAGGTGATCCGCCAGCGGGTCTCGGACGTGCTGGGCGGCTGGTACGGCTCGCTGGAGACCGCCTTGCCGACGGTAGCCTTCGTCATCATGTGGCTGGTGCGTGACGAGGTCCGTCCAGCACTGCTGGCCGCCGGAGGTGTGGCGATCATCCTGCTGGGGATCCGGCTGCGCATCGGTGGCTCCGTGCGCTTTGTCGTCACCTCGATGTTCGCGACGGCGATCGCGGCCTTCTTTGCGCTGCGCACCGGAGATGCGGAGGACGCCTTCCTGCCGGGCATCCTGACGTCGATGGCCTATGGCGTGGGCACCCTGATCTCGATCATCGCCAAGTGGCCCGCGGTCGGTTTTATCGTCGCCGCCGGCGACCCACAGTTTGCCGAGCGTCCCAGCGCCTGGCGCCAGGACAGCGCCATGGTCCGGGTCTGCTCGCGGCTGACCTGGGTGATGGTCGCCCTCTTTGCCGTGCGCGTGGCGATCATGCTGCCCCTCTATCTCGCCGAGCAGGTCGCCTGGCTCGGCGTCGCCAAGATCGCGCTCGGGTGGCCCGCCTATCTGGCCGCCATCGTGATCATGGGGCTGATGCTCGCCACCGGCAGCACACCGGTCACCGAGGACGCGCACGCCGGGCGGGACGCACCACCGCAGTAGTCCGGCGCCCGATCACGGCACCTGTCCGCGGACCTCTTGACCGCGGGTCACGGGTCACGGGTCCACGGGTCACGGCGTCGGGTGCAGGACCGCCACGAGCTCCATGTGGTGCGTCATCGGGAAGGCGTCAAAGGCCCGCAGATCCGTCAGCGTGTAGCCCTGCTCGGCCAGATAGCCAACATCGCGGGCCAGCGCCGCCGGGTCGCAGGCCACATAGCCGATCGCCCGGGGACGAAGGGCCGCGAGATCCCGGCACACCTGACGTCCGGCGCCGGTGCGCGGCGGATCCAGCACCACCAGGTCGACGGTCGAGCCGGCCCGCACCAGGCGGCGCGTGGCACGGTCGACCCGGTCCCGCACGACCTCGACCCACCCGGAGGCGGCCAGATTGTCCCGGGCGTGCTCGGTGGCGACGCGGTCTCCCTCGATGGCGGTGACCATCCCCTGCGGCCCGACGCGCCGGGCGAGGGCGGCGGCGAAGACACCCACGCCGGCATACAGGTCGAGGGCACGCTCTCCGGGCTGCGGTGCCAACCAGTCCAGCACGGTGCTCACGAAGGTGCGGGCGGCTCCGGGGTGCACCTGCCAGAATCCGCGGGCCGACACCTCAAGCTCGAGATCGCCCACGGGCGGGGTCAGGGCGGAGAGGGCGACCCGCTCACGGACCACAGGGACGGGACCGTCCGGCACCTCGACGACGACCGGCTCGCCGACCGACGGCACGATGACGTCGACGGCGGTGGACCCGGGATGGATCGTCTCCAGCACGCCGGTGCCCAGCACCCGGGGGTCGGCGATCAGGCAGGTGTCGACGGGCACGATGTCGTGGGAGCGGTGCCGCCGCAGACCGGGCCGGCCGTCCTGGTCGACAGCGAACTCGACCCGGGTGCGCCAGCCCAGGCCGTCCCGGTCGCCGGGCACCGCCTCAACCTCAACCTCACGTCCCAGGTGCGCGGTCAGGTCCAGGTCGGCGAGGCGGGAGAACTGCTCGAGGATCACAGCACGCTTCAGCGCCCGCTGCGCGGTCAGGTCCACGTGCTGCCAGTCGCAGCCCCCGCACAGTCCCGGACCGGACCACGGGCAGGGACGCTCGACCCGCCCCGGTGCCGCCTCGAGCACCTCGACGGCGTCAGCACGCAGGAACCGGCCCCGGGGACCGATCTCGGTGACCACCGCCCGCACCCGCTCACCGGGCAGCGTGTGCCGCACAAAGAGGACCTGCCCGTGGTGCCGGGCGACGCAGTGCCCGCCGTGGGCCACCGGACCGACCTCCACCTCGACGCTCGCGCCGACGACCAGCTCGTCCGCTCCTGCCGTCATGCGTCGACCTCCCCGGCCGCCTGCTCGGCCTGCTCCAGCCCGGCACCCTGCCAGGGGACGATCACCAGCATGACCCCGGGCTGTCGCAGGAGCCCACGGCGTAGCCGCTCCAGGGTCCGGTCGCGGATGAAGCGGACCCACCAACCCTCGCGTCCGACATACTCGGCGACATAGACGACGACCACGTCCCGGGGACGGTCCCGGCGGACCCGGCGGACGTAGTCCAGCACCGGACGGACCGACTCGCGGTAGGGGGAGTCGAGGGTGCGCAGGGTGATCGGCAGCTCGCGCTCGGTCCACTGCTCGTGCAGCAGGGCGGTCGCCTCCGGCACCACGTCGACCGTGACCGCCTCGAGGGTCGGTGGCCGGGTGGCCCGGGCATAGGCCAGGGCCCGCATCGTCGGCCGGTCCAGGCGGGGGACATAGACCAGGGCGTGCACCCGCGAGGGCACGACCTGGCTGGCGTCCACCCCCTCGTCCGCCAGCGAGATCTCCTGGTCCATCGTGCGGTGATAGCGGTAAACCATGGTCATCCCCATCCCGATGAGGCCGATGCCGAGGAGGGAGAGCCCCGCCCCGTGGGTGAAGCGTGTGAGCACGACGACGGCCAGCACCAGCGCCGAGACGGTGGCGCCGACCTGGTTGATCGTGCGGGAGCGGATCA
Encoded here:
- a CDS encoding ferrochelatase is translated as MSNPIADPADPGQETSGQEGADQRLSGAGAPAQESAYETESLAELERDVELDSTAETEPYDAVVLVSFGGPEAPEEVMPFLRRVTRGRGIPDDRLADVAEHYQAFGGKSPINDQNRALLAALGEEFARREISTPLLWGNRNSEPFLTDTLRGAAGEGMTRFLAVTTSAYSSYSSCRQYREDIAESIAELTEEGTPVRVDKIRQYWNHPGFASTNARLVTEAARQVRDRTGALPHLVYVTHSIPDAMDDTSGPGDGEGNVYSAQHQALSQAITEEARATLGQGLTGELTYCSRSGPPTQPWLEPDVNDRLRELAQEGVTHVVMAPIGFVSDHMEVIFDLDTEAQETAAEVGIEVLRVPTVGIDPQFVSGLADLVLERAAEARDETPQRPVWPAAEPWPSVCRPGCCPNLRVAKPAACGAD
- a CDS encoding trimeric intracellular cation channel family protein produces the protein MVTQDLDLQLLLDVLGVFVFALSGGLVAVRKGLDLIGIVVLAWLAGLGGGIIRDVFIGDLPPVGISDWRLLVTALAAGLGTFLWYSRFRSLVVSWSETRLRGLVGRSVRILDACGLSLFAVSGSLKALEHNTGAMAAVFLGVITAVGGGVLRDVLAGEVPEVLRRELYAVPALVGASLVVLADWQGFLTPVLVWAAVALVFVIRMTAVLLDLNAPTALRTTGEPS
- a CDS encoding class I SAM-dependent RNA methyltransferase, with the protein product MTAGADELVVGASVEVEVGPVAHGGHCVARHHGQVLFVRHTLPGERVRAVVTEIGPRGRFLRADAVEVLEAAPGRVERPCPWSGPGLCGGCDWQHVDLTAQRALKRAVILEQFSRLADLDLTAHLGREVEVEAVPGDRDGLGWRTRVEFAVDQDGRPGLRRHRSHDIVPVDTCLIADPRVLGTGVLETIHPGSTAVDVIVPSVGEPVVVEVPDGPVPVVRERVALSALTPPVGDLELEVSARGFWQVHPGAARTFVSTVLDWLAPQPGERALDLYAGVGVFAAALARRVGPQGMVTAIEGDRVATEHARDNLAASGWVEVVRDRVDRATRRLVRAGSTVDLVVLDPPRTGAGRQVCRDLAALRPRAIGYVACDPAALARDVGYLAEQGYTLTDLRAFDAFPMTHHMELVAVLHPTP
- a CDS encoding IS110 family RNA-guided transposase; its protein translation is MGQVIIGVDPHKLSATIEVVDQQEKLLGAGRFSTDQAGYAAMRLYVKSWPDHLWAVEGANGAGRPLAQRLLEAGEHVVDVPAKLSARARLFDTGQNRKTDALDAHSIAMVAVRTEGLRVLKVDGELEALRMLADRREALTRRRVAVVNRLQALLAELLPGQAKKDITTGQAKALLASVRPRDIAGRTRRRIAAEELAELIAVEAKMKKATAELKVMVVARDSTLMDLHGVGPVVAARILADVGDIARFANRNRFASWTGTAPLDASSGEQNRHRLSRAGNRRMNHMIHIAAITQLRLDTDGRAYYRRKRTEGKKPMEALRCLKRRVSDAIYRQLVADAQRADDARLEAGPGGHCGASLLSSAAGLHPHTGTSDRPLPGPAPTTLPLTAPPRKPRPGPAPQHPRRRAGAVKVERPTGRTTLTATSAGAHSKEPIPTP
- a CDS encoding DUF3710 domain-containing protein produces the protein MGIFGRKKKETAEAVEEITPVELEGEPGVDRPWEREHDGPFDVAERDSLSGRLDLGALRVPAVPGMEMRLDVDKKSSAITGVTCTIQGSKLQLQAFAAPRREGLWDEIRKGLAEGITGAGGASQIDPDGVMGKELVARMRTQDANGRAAVAHNRFIGVDGPRWFLRAVINGPAATDAAQLAVVRKFLRAVVVDRGDDPRPPREVLTLTAPKGVIEEATKRRAAERAAAAAKGVAAATGAGAAGAATAGAPAAGAPATGPAPTGAPAADAAAGSPAETADQGPDNGTTPED
- a CDS encoding OB-fold nucleic acid binding domain-containing protein is translated as MGLRSVLDDLAQGQSELEAKELTIECARPGCTRISDLQVRAEATVTGTVHSIAVLPAEKAPELRVELYDGTGILDVIWMGRRSIEGIRPGAYLTVTGRVTLADGRRTIFNPGYEMLPSHV
- the sepH gene encoding septation protein SepH → MAQLRFTAVHEDGQHLVLSTADGTELLLPVDERLRAAVRTRGPVPDTPPSQLRPRDVQAMIRAGQTADEVATVTGWPVDRIARFEAPIVAERSHVAGLARAAHVRGRSEGLVPTLESRVHGRLAARGVDIEATTWDATRPEGGSWTVLVSFVAGQRQRAASWRFEPADRTVEALDDEARWLSEDEQSLPGSAAGKELLGSHGVSEEVDLVTSLRERSRTRGRKRRTPAAPPLPGEAAVAEPAEEDVLPLEDLADPREAEQGDSAAETDKDAAAESGPETDAAGQSDTEEPVAAGASDEPAESDAQGEADGATPRPGAPKQTQPRSRRRRARGKTTGSGSGGATEGKDSPAATTEPSAPPAEEVTYDVELDFDENYEVDPTPQDATLADLFGPGDDNRYPELIDDDLDTDGFDGADSDLPLDETPLNTDRPADGEDTEPTGSHDSADSSSGAVAEADTPSDDAAEAAAADTDDASSADAEDDAGSAADAPERGESNSEPKPEAATDRSTRRKDGRPGVPSWDDIMFGAKDRK
- a CDS encoding DUF3159 domain-containing protein; this translates as MSEQPAPGAGQTPGPEHEVEVEQTVEQVIRQRVSDVLGGWYGSLETALPTVAFVIMWLVRDEVRPALLAAGGVAIILLGIRLRIGGSVRFVVTSMFATAIAAFFALRTGDAEDAFLPGILTSMAYGVGTLISIIAKWPAVGFIVAAGDPQFAERPSAWRQDSAMVRVCSRLTWVMVALFAVRVAIMLPLYLAEQVAWLGVAKIALGWPAYLAAIVIMGLMLATGSTPVTEDAHAGRDAPPQ
- the dut gene encoding dUTP diphosphatase, encoding MTTHEVPVLLHRLDDALPVPGRAHPGDAGVDLHARQDVTLEPGQRALVGTGIAIALPDGYAAFTHPRSGLAARHGITIVNAPGTVDAGYRGEILINLLNTDSTEPFTVRRGDRIAQLIVQPVSVVAFTEVTALPGSDRGTSGHGGSGGFGAGAPATDETTTSGFTTRASTLTEKD
- a CDS encoding DUF4193 domain-containing protein, which encodes MATDYDAPRKSEDDINEDSLEELKARRADKSSSSVDVDETEQAEGFELPGADLSGEELSVRVLPRQADEFTCSRCFLVHHRSQLAKEVGGLPVCTECAA